A window of Pseudomonas mucidolens contains these coding sequences:
- a CDS encoding ShlB/FhaC/HecB family hemolysin secretion/activation protein, with the protein MFFLVPWTRYSLGLTLLACFALNSAMAATTPGDQDLIRDRQNRLLEEQQRRLEELKNLPGKQAEPAAPAAPVDTRCFPIKTIELTGADSLSAADRERLLKPYIDQCLGVSQLNALLKAITDYYIDKGMVTSRAYLPQQDMSKGHLSVLVVEGKLEGLKGAEGSKITDRQLAMAFPGRVGEHLNLREIEQLVDQLNRLPSNQAQMELAPGSQVGDSVVLVKNAPQKPWRASLSRNNDGQKSTGEQQWGAGLEWDNPLGLADQLMLRGGHDALSDHQKTSKSTMFYYNLPWGWWNFSYSYNQSENRSVVQADSYDFKQRGDNQTHQLRAERVIHRDALSKTSINAGLSHLRTNTYIDDTHLDVSSHRLSELQLGINHGRRVGSAYVNVDLGVQNGIGAFDAQAQEERGEQGSRQPNARYRKYTATVSYLQPFTWWGESFTFTSLATGQRSEDILFSPQRMSLGGSSSIRGFKDQQLTGDSGGYWRNDLRWSRPVTWAWLRPAFGEYGASVGYDQGVIRNDRYNGEVHGRVSSNSLELFARGKYVSTSVTFAHSLERPAVMADREAPVYFRMDFFL; encoded by the coding sequence ATGTTTTTTTTAGTGCCATGGACTCGGTATTCACTGGGCCTTACTCTGCTCGCCTGCTTCGCGCTAAACAGCGCGATGGCCGCGACCACGCCCGGCGATCAAGACCTGATCCGCGACCGGCAAAATCGCCTGCTGGAAGAGCAGCAACGACGCCTTGAGGAACTCAAGAACCTGCCCGGTAAACAGGCCGAACCTGCCGCTCCCGCTGCGCCGGTGGATACCCGTTGCTTCCCCATCAAAACCATCGAACTCACGGGCGCCGACAGCCTGTCCGCCGCTGATCGCGAGCGCCTGCTCAAGCCTTACATCGACCAGTGCCTGGGCGTGTCCCAGCTCAATGCATTACTCAAGGCGATCACCGATTACTACATCGACAAAGGCATGGTCACCAGTCGGGCCTACCTGCCACAACAGGACATGTCCAAGGGACACCTGAGCGTGCTGGTGGTGGAAGGCAAGCTCGAAGGCCTGAAAGGTGCCGAGGGCAGCAAGATCACCGACCGCCAACTGGCAATGGCCTTTCCGGGGCGGGTTGGCGAACACCTCAACCTGCGGGAAATCGAGCAACTGGTCGACCAGTTGAACCGCCTGCCGTCGAACCAGGCGCAAATGGAGTTGGCCCCCGGCAGCCAGGTCGGCGACAGCGTGGTGCTGGTCAAGAACGCCCCGCAAAAACCCTGGCGTGCCAGCCTGTCGCGTAACAATGACGGGCAGAAAAGCACCGGCGAGCAACAGTGGGGCGCCGGCCTGGAATGGGATAACCCACTGGGCCTGGCCGACCAACTGATGCTGCGCGGCGGCCACGATGCCCTCAGCGATCATCAGAAAACCTCGAAAAGCACGATGTTTTACTACAACCTGCCGTGGGGCTGGTGGAACTTCAGCTACAGCTACAACCAGAGCGAAAACCGCTCGGTGGTACAGGCTGATAGCTATGACTTCAAACAACGCGGCGACAACCAGACCCACCAACTGCGCGCCGAACGCGTGATCCATCGCGACGCGTTGAGCAAAACCTCGATCAATGCCGGCCTCTCGCACCTGCGCACCAACACCTATATCGATGACACCCATCTGGACGTCAGCAGCCATCGCTTGAGTGAACTGCAACTGGGCATCAACCATGGCCGGCGGGTGGGCAGTGCCTACGTCAACGTCGACCTCGGCGTGCAGAACGGCATCGGTGCTTTCGATGCCCAGGCTCAAGAAGAACGTGGCGAACAGGGCAGTCGGCAACCCAATGCCCGCTATCGCAAATACACCGCCACCGTCAGCTATCTGCAGCCCTTCACGTGGTGGGGCGAGTCCTTCACCTTCACCAGCCTGGCCACCGGGCAACGCAGTGAAGACATCCTGTTCAGCCCGCAGCGCATGAGCCTTGGCGGCTCGTCGTCGATCCGCGGTTTCAAGGATCAGCAACTGACCGGCGACAGCGGCGGCTACTGGCGCAACGACCTGCGCTGGTCGCGCCCGGTGACCTGGGCCTGGCTGCGCCCGGCCTTCGGGGAGTACGGCGCCAGCGTCGGTTACGACCAGGGCGTGATCCGCAACGACCGCTACAACGGCGAAGTGCATGGCCGGGTCTCGAGCAACTCCCTGGAGCTGTTCGCCCGCGGCAAATACGTCAGCACCAGCGTGACGTTTGCCCACTCGCTGGAACGCCCGGCCGTGATGGCCGATAGAGAAGCGCCTGTGTATTTCCGTATGGACTTCTTCCTTTAA
- the pgaD gene encoding poly-beta-1,6-N-acetyl-D-glucosamine biosynthesis protein PgaD: protein MNLIRTSQRPVMRAVDIVLTLLAWAGLIVLLVRGLVPMLDTHGGPRIDAPIFAALQTLQIYLWIALVNAALLIGWARYQQRRGKHFAQRRSAVKALSDQRLSDSFNLGEGDLKQLRRPGVLVIHNDHEGGVQEVNAHVSLGVRWPRLKGVERV, encoded by the coding sequence ATGAACCTGATCCGAACTTCCCAGCGTCCGGTGATGCGCGCCGTCGATATCGTGCTGACCCTGCTGGCCTGGGCCGGACTGATTGTGCTGTTAGTGCGCGGTCTGGTGCCGATGCTCGACACCCACGGCGGGCCGCGCATCGACGCGCCGATCTTTGCGGCGCTGCAAACCTTGCAGATCTACCTGTGGATCGCTTTGGTCAACGCCGCGCTGTTGATCGGTTGGGCGCGTTATCAGCAGCGGCGTGGCAAGCACTTTGCCCAGCGGCGCTCAGCCGTCAAGGCCTTGAGCGACCAGCGCCTGAGTGACAGTTTCAACCTCGGCGAGGGCGACCTGAAACAACTGCGTCGGCCGGGGGTATTGGTGATTCATAACGATCATGAGGGTGGCGTGCAGGAAGTGAACGCGCACGTGTCCCTGGGTGTGCGGTGGCCACGCTTGAAAGGGGTGGAGCGGGTGTAG
- the pgaC gene encoding poly-beta-1,6-N-acetyl-D-glucosamine synthase, producing MFDRILALLVLALVLGVPLGLIFLVTGQFLMDFVFFYPLFMSALWIAGGVYFWLHWERHWPWADDTPAPELKGNPLISILIPCYNEGDNAAETIGAALGQLYRNIEVIAINDGSSDNTAAVLDALALKEPRLRVLHLAQNQGKAVALRMGAVAAHSDYLVCIDGDALLDRNAAAYLVAPMLDNPRLGAVTGNPRIRTRSTLIGRVQVGEFSSIIGLIKRTQRVFGRIFTVSGVVVAFRRAALDRVDYWSTDMITEDIDVSWKLQLDHWSIFYEPRALCWILMPETLGGLWKQRLRWAQGGAEVLFKNIRGIWQWRHRYLWPLLFEYCLSTGWAFTFLLSVIFWGVGKVVPLPEAIAVSSLMPPAFTGLLLAVVCLVQFAVSIMIDRRYERGLWKTLFWTVWYPLVFWLVSLFTTLVSFPKVLFRQHQKRARWVSPDRGIKAPGKEINP from the coding sequence ATGTTCGACAGAATCCTCGCGTTACTCGTGCTGGCACTGGTGTTGGGTGTGCCCCTGGGCCTGATCTTCCTGGTCACCGGGCAGTTCCTGATGGACTTCGTATTTTTCTACCCGCTGTTCATGTCCGCGCTGTGGATCGCCGGCGGTGTGTATTTCTGGCTGCACTGGGAGCGCCACTGGCCGTGGGCCGATGACACGCCGGCGCCGGAGCTCAAGGGTAATCCGCTGATCTCGATCCTGATCCCTTGCTACAACGAAGGCGACAACGCCGCCGAGACCATCGGCGCGGCGCTGGGCCAGTTGTATCGCAACATTGAAGTGATCGCGATCAACGACGGTTCCAGCGACAACACCGCCGCCGTGCTCGATGCCCTGGCCCTCAAGGAGCCGCGCCTGCGGGTGCTGCACCTGGCGCAAAACCAGGGTAAGGCCGTGGCCCTGCGCATGGGCGCGGTGGCGGCTCACAGCGATTACCTGGTGTGCATCGACGGTGATGCTTTGCTCGATCGCAATGCGGCGGCCTATCTGGTGGCGCCGATGCTCGACAACCCACGGCTTGGCGCGGTCACCGGTAACCCGCGTATCCGTACGCGTTCGACCTTGATCGGTCGGGTGCAGGTGGGTGAGTTCTCTTCGATCATCGGCTTGATCAAGCGCACCCAGCGGGTATTCGGGCGGATCTTCACCGTATCCGGCGTGGTGGTGGCATTTCGGCGGGCGGCCCTGGACCGGGTCGACTACTGGAGCACCGACATGATCACCGAAGACATCGACGTCAGCTGGAAGCTGCAACTGGACCACTGGAGCATCTTCTACGAGCCGCGCGCGTTGTGCTGGATCCTGATGCCGGAAACCCTCGGCGGCCTGTGGAAACAGCGCCTGCGCTGGGCCCAGGGCGGCGCCGAAGTGTTGTTCAAGAACATCCGTGGCATCTGGCAATGGCGCCACCGCTACTTGTGGCCGCTGTTGTTCGAATACTGCCTGTCCACCGGCTGGGCCTTCACCTTTCTGCTGTCGGTAATCTTCTGGGGCGTGGGCAAAGTGGTGCCGCTACCCGAGGCGATTGCTGTCAGTTCACTGATGCCACCGGCCTTTACCGGTCTGTTGCTGGCGGTGGTGTGCCTGGTGCAATTCGCCGTGAGCATCATGATTGATCGTCGCTATGAACGTGGCCTGTGGAAAACCCTGTTCTGGACAGTCTGGTACCCCCTGGTGTTCTGGCTGGTGAGCTTGTTCACCACCTTAGTCAGCTTCCCCAAAGTGCTGTTCCGCCAACATCAAAAACGCGCGCGCTGGGTCAGCCCGGATCGCGGCATCAAAGCTCCCGGCAAGGAAATCAACCCATGA
- the pgaB gene encoding poly-beta-1,6-N-acetyl-D-glucosamine N-deacetylase PgaB, producing MTIVSRCLLALGFLLGSACAQQPAPYTPPAERLKSVNEAPWPKNHFLGIAYHDVNDRDPDQRVVAVRTERLIEQLAWLRENGYQAVSVDQVLAARAGGPELPPKAIMLSFDDGYSSFYTRVMLILRAYHWPAVLAPVGSWLDTPLSQPVDFAGVPRNRSEFLTWQQVREVAQSGLVEIAAHTDANHKGVLANPQGNLQPAAATRRFDPATNRYEPEAQFRARMRADVAAISNKIRAVTGKAPRVWVWPYGAADGTSLAVVGEQGYKMALTLEDGLDNLGNLMSSPRFLVDNDPDGERFATSIVSTQAKAPMRVLHVDLDHVYDPDKAQEARNLDALVQRVLDMGVDTVFLQAFADPKGDGLVHSLYFPNRHLPMRADLFNRVSWQLHTRGGLVKVYAWMPVLSFALDAKLPRVTRWDPATGKVAVDPKQYQRLSPFDPQVRKIIGEIYEDLARTSAIHGVLFHDDAVLSDFEDASPQALKTYAANGLPGNIQDLRADPDVMQRWTRFKSRYLIDFTHELTAKVRTLRGPEVLTARNIFAEPMLNPASEAWFAQNLDDFLQHYDWTAPMAMPLMEGQSLKSSNAWLEKLVATIKARPGAMQRTVFELQAKDWRTPAAPDIPGVQMAEWMGVLKRQGASSFGYYPDNFLENSPDLNTVRPALSNKWNP from the coding sequence ATGACCATTGTTTCCCGTTGCCTGTTGGCCCTGGGGTTCTTGCTCGGCAGCGCCTGCGCCCAGCAACCCGCGCCGTACACCCCACCTGCCGAGCGGCTCAAGTCGGTCAATGAAGCGCCGTGGCCGAAAAACCATTTCCTGGGTATTGCCTACCACGATGTCAACGACCGTGACCCCGACCAAAGAGTGGTGGCGGTGCGTACCGAACGCCTGATCGAACAGTTGGCCTGGCTGCGCGAGAATGGCTACCAGGCCGTTAGCGTCGATCAGGTCCTCGCTGCCCGCGCAGGCGGGCCAGAGCTGCCGCCCAAAGCCATCATGCTCAGCTTCGACGACGGCTATTCGAGCTTCTACACCCGTGTCATGCTGATTCTGCGTGCCTACCATTGGCCGGCAGTGCTGGCGCCGGTGGGCAGTTGGCTCGACACGCCGCTGAGTCAGCCGGTGGATTTTGCCGGTGTACCGCGTAACCGTTCGGAATTTTTGACCTGGCAACAAGTGCGCGAAGTGGCGCAATCGGGCCTGGTGGAAATCGCCGCCCACACCGACGCCAACCACAAGGGCGTGCTGGCCAACCCCCAGGGCAACCTGCAACCGGCCGCCGCCACCCGGCGCTTTGACCCGGCCACTAACCGTTACGAACCCGAAGCGCAGTTCCGGGCGCGGATGCGCGCCGACGTGGCGGCGATTTCCAACAAAATCCGCGCCGTCACCGGCAAGGCCCCGCGTGTGTGGGTCTGGCCATATGGGGCGGCGGACGGCACCTCCCTGGCAGTGGTGGGTGAGCAGGGTTACAAGATGGCCCTGACCCTGGAAGACGGCCTCGACAACCTCGGCAACCTGATGAGCAGCCCGCGCTTTCTGGTGGACAACGACCCGGACGGCGAGCGCTTCGCCACCAGCATTGTGTCGACGCAGGCCAAAGCGCCGATGCGCGTGCTGCATGTGGACCTCGATCACGTCTACGATCCGGACAAGGCGCAAGAGGCGCGCAACCTCGACGCGTTGGTCCAGCGTGTGCTGGACATGGGGGTCGACACCGTATTCCTCCAGGCTTTCGCCGACCCCAAGGGCGATGGCCTGGTGCATTCGCTGTACTTCCCTAACCGCCATCTGCCGATGCGCGCCGACCTGTTCAACCGTGTCAGTTGGCAGTTGCACACCCGTGGCGGCCTGGTCAAGGTCTACGCCTGGATGCCCGTGCTCAGCTTTGCCCTGGATGCCAAGTTGCCCCGCGTCACCCGTTGGGACCCGGCCACCGGCAAGGTTGCCGTCGACCCGAAACAGTACCAGCGCCTGTCGCCGTTCGATCCGCAGGTGCGCAAAATCATCGGTGAAATCTACGAAGACCTGGCCCGCACCAGCGCTATCCACGGGGTGTTGTTCCATGACGACGCGGTGCTCTCGGACTTTGAAGACGCCAGCCCCCAGGCTCTGAAAACCTACGCAGCCAATGGTCTGCCGGGCAACATCCAGGACCTGCGCGCCGACCCCGACGTGATGCAGCGCTGGACCCGTTTCAAGAGCCGCTACCTGATCGATTTCACCCATGAACTGACCGCCAAGGTCCGCACCCTGCGCGGCCCGGAAGTGCTCACCGCACGCAATATCTTTGCCGAGCCGATGCTCAACCCGGCCAGCGAAGCCTGGTTTGCGCAGAACCTCGACGACTTCCTCCAGCACTACGACTGGACCGCACCTATGGCCATGCCGTTGATGGAAGGTCAGTCGCTGAAAAGCTCCAATGCCTGGCTGGAAAAACTCGTGGCCACGATCAAGGCCCGGCCCGGTGCGATGCAGCGCACAGTCTTCGAGCTACAGGCCAAGGATTGGCGCACCCCGGCCGCGCCGGACATTCCCGGCGTGCAAATGGCCGAGTGGATGGGTGTGCTCAAGCGCCAGGGCGCCAGCAGCTTCGGTTACTACCCCGACAACTTCCTGGAGAATTCGCCGGATCTGAACACCGTGCGTCCGGCCCTTTCCAACAAATGGAATCCTTGA
- the pgaA gene encoding poly-beta-1,6 N-acetyl-D-glucosamine export porin PgaA — protein MLRNLPPSGSGRLRILVAATLLLPTLALADSAYDSLINQARSGNHGPALDLLRQLPAERQTSGQVSDHLLIASWARQDDEVLKVYETQGRQCQLTTQALATVARTYRNQQRWQPAEGLYRQALSREPNNPDLQLGLVLTLADGDKTAEAVQRARALVAAKPDDAQRRMALGYALSRAGATFDALFEFDQAFIRAGDQPEVVREYLIALQRARMPEPALRLSARHPGLLDPVNQRRLEGDLAAERVRLAEFPTRSESERYVIADRALKDYDQLLATWTPDASAHDDVVRWRIDRLGALKARARTAELVHDYEALHAQGVQLPTYALRWVAAAYLDQRLPEKAAPLYRQVVTAPDADPSNQVVDSTALYYAMLENDQATEARVVADHLANTQVPRVELKGLTLGNPNDAWLDAQQLAAQAATYGADLPTSEKSLETLVRTSPGNVGMRVAQADMFRARAWPRRAESALKDAENQAPRNIDLEVSQGYNALNLQEWRQLDALADDVVARTPENRQVQRLQRLRKVHEMAELRIETETGRSHGGGAVSGSRDWGIETLLYSPPINEDWRIFGGIGYATADFEEGTGHHRWQRLGVERRTRDMTLEAEVSNHGYGNGTKQGARLAIARDINDHWQYGGSLDYLAASTPLRALNANVTANGGSGFIRWRANESREWKLALSPSHFSDGNDRVEALLTGREGVYRSPGVQVDLGLEVATSRNSKEDAAYFNPRSDFSVLPTVNVNHVLYHRYETQWSQQFQVGAGTYSQHDYATGGVGMLSYGQRYRWNDVVETGANLSWINRPYDGERESDVRLIVDLTYRF, from the coding sequence ATGCTGCGTAACCTACCTCCCTCTGGTTCTGGCCGATTGCGTATTTTGGTCGCCGCCACTTTGCTGCTGCCAACCCTGGCCTTGGCAGATTCTGCCTACGATTCGCTGATCAACCAGGCGCGCTCCGGCAACCACGGCCCCGCCCTCGATCTGCTGCGCCAACTGCCCGCGGAACGTCAGACGTCGGGGCAAGTCAGCGATCACCTGTTGATTGCCAGTTGGGCCCGGCAGGATGACGAGGTGCTCAAGGTCTATGAGACCCAGGGCCGCCAGTGCCAATTGACCACCCAGGCCCTGGCCACGGTGGCCCGCACTTATCGCAATCAACAGCGTTGGCAGCCCGCCGAGGGGCTGTATCGCCAGGCGCTGTCACGCGAGCCGAACAACCCGGACCTGCAACTGGGTCTGGTCCTGACCCTGGCCGATGGCGATAAAACCGCCGAAGCCGTGCAGCGCGCCCGAGCCCTGGTTGCCGCCAAGCCGGACGACGCGCAACGGCGCATGGCGCTGGGCTACGCACTGTCCCGTGCCGGAGCCACGTTCGATGCGCTGTTCGAGTTCGACCAAGCCTTTATCCGCGCCGGCGACCAGCCCGAGGTGGTGCGCGAATACCTGATCGCCCTGCAACGGGCGCGCATGCCGGAACCGGCACTTCGCTTGAGCGCCCGTCACCCCGGCCTGCTTGACCCGGTGAACCAGCGCCGACTGGAAGGCGATCTGGCTGCCGAGCGCGTGCGCCTGGCCGAATTCCCCACGCGCAGTGAAAGCGAGCGCTATGTAATCGCTGATCGCGCCCTCAAGGATTACGACCAACTACTCGCCACCTGGACCCCGGATGCGAGCGCCCATGACGATGTGGTGCGCTGGCGCATCGACCGTCTGGGTGCGCTCAAGGCCCGTGCGCGCACCGCCGAGCTGGTCCACGACTACGAAGCCCTGCATGCTCAAGGTGTGCAACTGCCCACCTACGCCCTGCGCTGGGTGGCCGCCGCCTATCTCGACCAACGCCTGCCGGAAAAGGCTGCGCCGCTGTATCGCCAGGTGGTGACGGCGCCGGATGCCGACCCCAGCAACCAAGTCGTAGACAGTACCGCGCTGTACTACGCCATGCTGGAGAACGACCAGGCCACCGAGGCACGCGTTGTCGCTGACCACCTGGCGAACACGCAAGTCCCTCGGGTCGAACTCAAGGGCTTGACCCTGGGCAACCCCAACGACGCGTGGCTGGATGCCCAGCAACTGGCGGCCCAAGCCGCGACCTACGGCGCCGATCTGCCGACCAGTGAAAAAAGCCTGGAAACCCTGGTGCGTACTTCGCCCGGCAATGTCGGCATGCGTGTGGCCCAGGCGGATATGTTCCGCGCCCGTGCCTGGCCACGGCGTGCCGAGAGCGCCCTCAAGGACGCCGAAAACCAGGCCCCGCGCAACATCGACCTGGAAGTCTCCCAAGGCTACAACGCCTTGAATCTACAGGAATGGCGCCAGCTCGATGCTCTCGCCGATGACGTGGTCGCCCGCACCCCGGAAAATCGCCAGGTCCAACGCCTCCAGCGCCTGCGCAAGGTGCATGAGATGGCCGAGTTGCGCATTGAAACCGAGACCGGCAGAAGTCATGGTGGCGGGGCGGTCTCCGGTAGCCGCGACTGGGGAATCGAAACCCTGCTCTACAGCCCGCCCATCAATGAAGACTGGCGGATATTCGGCGGTATCGGCTACGCCACTGCCGACTTTGAAGAAGGCACTGGCCACCACCGTTGGCAGCGCTTGGGTGTGGAGCGGCGTACCCGCGATATGACACTGGAGGCCGAAGTCTCCAACCACGGCTACGGCAACGGCACCAAGCAAGGCGCACGCCTGGCGATTGCCCGCGACATCAACGACCACTGGCAATACGGGGGCAGTCTCGACTACCTCGCCGCCAGCACACCGTTGCGCGCGCTCAATGCCAACGTCACCGCCAACGGCGGCAGTGGTTTTATCCGCTGGCGCGCTAATGAGAGTCGTGAGTGGAAACTGGCCCTGAGCCCATCCCACTTCAGCGACGGCAACGACCGTGTCGAAGCGCTGCTCACCGGCCGTGAGGGCGTCTACCGCTCGCCGGGCGTGCAAGTGGACCTTGGCCTGGAAGTCGCCACCAGCCGCAACAGCAAGGAAGACGCCGCGTATTTCAACCCGCGCTCGGACTTCAGCGTGCTGCCCACGGTCAACGTCAACCATGTGCTCTATCACCGCTACGAGACCCAATGGAGTCAGCAGTTCCAGGTCGGTGCGGGCACCTACAGCCAGCACGATTACGCCACCGGCGGCGTCGGCATGCTCAGCTACGGGCAGCGCTATCGCTGGAACGACGTGGTGGAAACCGGCGCCAACCTGAGCTGGATCAATCGACCTTATGACGGTGAGCGCGAAAGCGATGTGCGCCTGATCGTCGACCTCACTTACCGATTCTAG
- a CDS encoding YdgA family protein codes for MNKSAVVLLGFVAAVGVVSAGGAWYTGSQLEGVLKTATEDANKEMERSMAGVDGRLTLEMLSLDRGWFSSTAHWRLKAEGSAFGEDYKNSELLFVDRIEHGPLPFSRLVSLKWWPVLATSNMALEKSPTTEKWFAATKDVPPLHGVANIGFNRSVDGTVELVPLTFKDATSSVDFSGLKLDFSNTAKGEKVKVDGYMDDLKVSMIDPNGAPFQAQLNGLTLASNLSKSSFGFYVGQNTIELSNTKLTLGPQQAVLTLKGFEQKDSSDTQGNNLAGRVDYKIDEIGYQGKTVGSAAMAVSLKNIDVPSTLALTKLYQDKMQPVQAASAAGQPVPELQLTEAEQLLAQANIDLLLAAKPQVALENLSLKTTHGESRFSLLVDMTKPSTMELPPVELGKQIITLLEANLKLSKPMIADVAALQAQIGGVTDPKAVEQQSQMASEMVSNMAVGTQLATVEGDDILSKLHYANNEVTFNGQKMTVEQFIGGVLGKLGGMSGAQ; via the coding sequence ATGAATAAATCAGCCGTTGTACTTTTGGGTTTTGTCGCCGCAGTCGGCGTGGTCAGTGCCGGTGGCGCCTGGTACACCGGCAGTCAACTGGAAGGGGTGTTGAAAACCGCGACCGAAGACGCCAACAAGGAAATGGAACGCTCCATGGCCGGTGTCGATGGCCGCTTGACCCTGGAAATGCTCTCCCTGGATCGCGGCTGGTTCAGCAGCACCGCGCACTGGCGCCTCAAGGCTGAAGGCTCAGCGTTCGGTGAAGACTACAAAAACAGCGAACTGTTGTTTGTCGATCGTATCGAACATGGTCCGCTGCCGTTCTCGCGCCTGGTGAGTCTCAAGTGGTGGCCAGTGCTGGCTACCAGCAATATGGCGCTTGAGAAGAGCCCCACCACCGAAAAATGGTTTGCCGCCACCAAGGATGTGCCGCCACTGCATGGCGTTGCCAACATCGGCTTTAACCGTTCGGTGGATGGCACGGTGGAATTGGTGCCGTTGACGTTCAAGGACGCGACCAGCAGCGTCGACTTTTCCGGTTTGAAACTGGACTTCTCCAATACCGCCAAGGGCGAGAAGGTCAAGGTCGATGGTTACATGGATGACCTCAAGGTCTCGATGATCGATCCCAACGGCGCGCCGTTCCAGGCGCAGTTGAACGGTCTGACCCTGGCCAGCAACCTGTCCAAATCCAGCTTCGGTTTCTATGTCGGGCAAAACACCATTGAGCTGAGCAACACCAAGCTCACCCTGGGTCCGCAGCAGGCGGTGCTGACCTTGAAGGGCTTCGAGCAGAAAGACAGCAGCGACACCCAGGGCAACAACCTCGCGGGCCGTGTCGATTACAAGATCGACGAGATCGGTTACCAGGGCAAGACCGTGGGTTCGGCTGCGATGGCCGTGAGCCTGAAGAACATTGATGTGCCGTCCACCCTGGCACTGACCAAGCTGTATCAAGACAAGATGCAGCCGGTGCAAGCCGCGTCCGCCGCCGGACAGCCGGTCCCCGAGCTGCAACTGACCGAAGCCGAGCAATTGCTGGCCCAGGCCAACATTGATTTGTTGCTGGCGGCCAAGCCGCAGGTGGCTCTGGAGAATCTCTCCCTCAAGACCACCCATGGGGAAAGCCGCTTCAGCCTGCTGGTGGACATGACCAAACCGTCCACCATGGAACTGCCGCCGGTCGAACTGGGCAAGCAGATCATCACCCTGCTTGAAGCCAATCTGAAACTGTCCAAGCCGATGATTGCCGATGTCGCGGCATTGCAAGCGCAGATCGGCGGTGTCACCGACCCGAAAGCCGTCGAACAGCAATCCCAGATGGCCAGCGAGATGGTCAGCAACATGGCCGTAGGCACTCAACTGGCGACTGTTGAAGGTGACGACATCCTGTCCAAGCTGCACTACGCCAACAATGAAGTGACCTTCAACGGCCAGAAAATGACCGTTGAGCAGTTCATCGGCGGCGTGTTGGGCAAACTCGGCGGAATGAGCGGCGCGCAGTAA
- a CDS encoding NADH:ubiquinone oxidoreductase subunit N, which translates to MKNPYAPAFWCVLFALVLLSATYFYGVMLSHQIDKAMIFLDSACALIAVLSIGVVAWASYQSQRTKKKLLEQGKTRVAIWDTKVALRRVETVFDRYFWGSYWQPGRTFQEVMGELTGTPLEKSLEALKQQCVLLDQQVADGRHWLNNARELSDVATAMARERYQLDFCDPRTDTPGNAVIHREFEVLVYTWTVRLKSFDHQLDEIEMEYS; encoded by the coding sequence ATGAAAAACCCTTATGCTCCCGCTTTCTGGTGCGTGCTCTTCGCACTGGTGCTGTTATCGGCCACTTATTTCTATGGCGTCATGCTGTCCCATCAGATCGACAAGGCCATGATCTTCCTCGACAGCGCCTGCGCGCTGATCGCCGTGCTGTCCATCGGCGTTGTGGCCTGGGCCTCCTACCAGAGTCAGCGAACCAAGAAAAAACTCCTCGAACAAGGCAAGACGCGGGTCGCGATCTGGGACACCAAGGTCGCGTTACGCCGGGTCGAAACAGTGTTTGATCGCTATTTCTGGGGCAGCTACTGGCAGCCGGGTCGCACCTTCCAGGAAGTCATGGGCGAACTCACGGGCACGCCTCTGGAAAAAAGCCTCGAAGCCTTGAAGCAACAATGCGTGCTGCTGGACCAGCAAGTGGCCGACGGGCGGCATTGGCTGAACAACGCCCGGGAACTCTCCGATGTGGCCACCGCAATGGCCCGCGAGCGCTATCAGCTGGACTTTTGCGACCCGCGAACCGACACGCCGGGCAACGCGGTCATTCATCGCGAGTTTGAAGTGCTGGTGTATACCTGGACTGTGCGCCTGAAGAGTTTCGATCATCAGCTTGACGAGATCGAGATGGAGTATTCCTGA